From one Acinonyx jubatus isolate Ajub_Pintada_27869175 chromosome B1, VMU_Ajub_asm_v1.0, whole genome shotgun sequence genomic stretch:
- the UTP3 gene encoding something about silencing protein 10: MVGRSRRRGAAKWAAMRAKAGPGPADENEDDLELPPSPGDSSYYQDKVDDFHEARSRAVLSKGWSEMESGDEEEDGDEEEEVLALDIGDEDDEDGESAEEEEDDDDDDGGSSVQSEAEASVDPSLSWGQRKKLYYDTDYGSKPRNRQSQQEVEEEEREEEEEAQLIQRRLAQGLQEDDFGVTWVEAFAKPVRQVDEAETRVVKDLAKVSVKEKLKMLRKESPELLELIEDLKVKLTEVKDELEPLLQLVEQGIIPSGKGSQYLRTKYNLYLNYCSNISFYLILKARRVPAHGHPVIERLVTYRNLINKLSVVDQKLSSEIRHLLTLKDDAGKKELSLKVKSTKAKPKSVSETAAAAASAVTDISDDSDFDEEAALKYYREIEDKQKLKRKKEENSTEEQALEDQNAKRAITYQIAKNRGLTPRRKKIDRNPRVKHREKFRRARIRRRGQVREVRREEQRYSGELSGIRAGVKKSIKLK, translated from the coding sequence ATGGTGGGGAGATCCCGGCGGCGCGGAGCGGCCAAGTGGGCAGCTATGCGAGCCAAGGCAGGTCCCGGCCCAGCGGACGAAAATGAAGACGATTTAGAATTGCCACCGTCGCCAGGGGACTCCAGCTACTATCAAGATAAGGTAGATGATTTCCATGAGGCCCGATCTCGGGCTGTCTTGTCTAAAGGCTGGAGCGAAATGGAGAGTGGGGACGAGGAGGAGGATGgcgatgaggaggaggaggttcTAGCCCTAGATATTGGTGATGAGGACGATGAAGATGGAGAGAGtgcggaggaggaggaagatgatgatgatgatgatggtgggaGCTCCGTGCAGAGTGAGGCCGAGGCATCTGTGGATCCCAGTTTGTCGTGGGGTCAGAGGAAAAAACTTTACTATGACACAGACTACGGTTCCAAGCCCCGAAACCGACAAAGTCAACAAGAagtagaggaggaggaaagagaggaggaagaagaagcacAGCTCATACAGCGGCGCCTTGCCCAAGGCCTGCAAGAGGATGATTTTGGGGTGACCTGGGTAGAGGCCTTTGCAAAACCTGTACGTCAAGTAGATGAGGCTGAGACCCGGGTCGTGAAGGATCTGGCGAAAGTTTCAGTGAAAGAGAAGCTGAAGATGCTGCGGAAAGAATCACCAGAGCTCTTGGAACTGATAGAAGACCTGAAAGTTAAGTTGACAGAGGTGAAGGATGAGCTGGAGCCATTGCTACAGTTGGTGGAGCAAGGGATCATTCCATCTGGAAAAGGAAGCCAATACCTGAGGACCAAGTACAATCTCTATTTGAACTACTGCTCCAACATCAGTTTTTATTTGATCCTGAAAGCCAGGAGAGTCCCTGCACATGGACATCCTGTCATAGAAAGGCTTGTTACCTACCGAAATTTGATCAACAAGTTGTCGGTTGTAGATCAGAAGCTGTCTTCTGAAATTCGTCATCTACTCACACTTAAGGATGATGCTGGAAAGAAAGAACtgagtttaaaagtaaaatccaCCAAGGCCAAGCCAAAATCTGTTTCAGagactgctgctgctgctgcctctgctgTTACAGATATTTCTGATGATTCTGATTTTGATGAAGAAGCTGCACTGAAATACTATAGAGAAATAGAAGACAAGCAAaagttgaagagaaagaaagaagaaaatagcacTGAAGAACAGGCTCTTGAAGATCAAAATGCAAAGAGAGCCATTACTTATCAGATTGCTAAAAATAGGGGACTTACACCTAGGAGAAAGAAGATTGATCGGAATCCTAGAGTCAAACACCGGGAGAAGTTCAGAAGAGCCAGAATTCGCAGAAGAGGCCAAGTTCGTGAAGTTCGTAGAGAAGAGCAACGTTATAGTGGTGAACTCTCTGGCATTCGTGCAGGAGTTAAAAAGAGCATTAAGCTTAAATAA